The genomic stretch ctgccttcagacagggagtgctgatagttggcagatctgtacaggtgtcctcatcctgggtgcattggatgttatcccatccaagcaggcagtttaacacaagcagctatttcactgagcttaattaacgacagaaataaaaactacataacaaagttactttaaaaaacagtcccagcccatatttgatcccagtctgtggggtcctgatccatatggtcccagtccctgggatcccagtccatacagtcccagtccatatttgatcccacttTAGGCTATCCTGGTCTGGAGGGTTCTGATCCACAGGATCCCCATCCATGTGATCCCAGTCCAGGTGATCCCAGTCcgtatttgatcccagcccatctttgatcccagtctgtggggtcctgcacacactcccagggtctggaattccagttcccagccaggaaaaaatgttcctgcccttgaacttccttcctatcccctcaacaaattgcaataaaattataaacaaagaaataataattgaaattaaataaattataataaaaataaaatataaaaatctcaactcttctTTACAATGATTCAAGTCCAACAATGATTTAACTCAAACCAACAATaactattactataatattaccaatgcatataaataaacaaattatatatcaagaaataccttttgaaaattttaactcgatgactaatgtactttagataaaaaatatgtaaagaaATTAACATGTAATCTAACACCTCTTagttaaacaattcatattacaaatatactaaacacaaaaccaaacaccagtacaatttctcagacatttcaaccaaacaattaaactttaataacatccttaagtactcttgaaaaattaaaattatttttaaaacattaattgtgtgcaggtggttttattttgatattggtttttggattgtttgggttagatgatttaaaaaatgggacttttataggaattgaatcagctgagaaggtggcactctgcaaacagaactgactgaaaatgaacgggacagaaatcagtaactctgaaagttttatttgctatcaaatacatcccacacacccaggcccacacaatccccatcccactgctccaaattgagatcccacttctcccaatctccttccaacTCCATCTCAACTTGACAGTTGTGGAATGGAGTGAGTTTGGCATGGGATTGAGTTTTTTGAGGAGGGAACAAGCAATCTGACGTGGAATTGAGCcctttttgggttaaaattcagttattttcagtggaatttgagtggttttgaggtgaGTGTTCCATCCCAATGGACTTTTGGaggacagagagatggagaagagaaaaaaattcaggccaaaccaaaggagaagcagccaggtgtgttcccaacatggatcacagggaatgtgagtgaccagggctgtgcccaaagtgcctcctccagtgggggatggagctgcagcagcgcacgaagctcttcccgcactcggggcactcgcagggcttcccttaccggtgcctccgttggtgtcgggtcaagtgagagctgcaggagaagctcttcccacactggggacactcgtagggcctctcccctgtgtggatgcgccggtgggtgacgaggtgGGAGTTGTgcctgaatcccttcccacagtcggggcattggaatggcctctcctctgtgtgaatccgatagtgccggaggagactggagctggtctgaaacctcttcctgcatttatcacactcgtagggcctctccccagtgtggatgcgccgatGGGTGACGAGGGTGCAGTTAcgctggaatcccttcccacagtcggggcattggaagggcctctcctctgtgtgactctgatagtgctggaggagactggagctggtctgaaacctcttcccacacttggagcactcatagggtctctccccagtgtgggtcctctggtgcctgatcagctcggagttccacctgaagctcttcccacactccccacactcgtagggccgttccccagtgtgggtcctctggtgcacAGTCAGGTTGTACTTCCACCTGAAgttcttcccacactccacgcacgtgtggggcttctccccatcatggagctgctcatggagcaccagctccgagctctgcctccatctccggccgccttcccggcccaggctggctctttccccctcacatccccgccatctgcgtttgcagcccctcctcgtgcggcatctccgggccttttcctccccgttggcttcctgcgccgtggagccgctcaaaacggcctctgccaccaggttctgccgcgggcatttgtcctccctgctctccatgctcagctcctgctctgggcgaggaaggacaaggacagcatgggatttgcctccgtgccacaggcaagggcaacgagatccccccagggctgtgctgcagccgggggccgtgctgggctgggagatggagcagcacagaggggaaaggggcactgacttcctcctcacctgcctcagtgtcccagagcatcttcctcttcctcacagcctcacAGGGGTTGGCAAtgtgaaatcctggtttggagaaaacaagggatgagcaccTGGAGTTTGAAGTTCCCCCCAcccaagtccatctctacaAGTCACCGGCCACCTGGGCTCCAGAAAACCCTCCCAAACACCAACattcagccctgaaaaagccttCCAGGAGTTCCCCATCCCTGATCCCTCCCCTCTGGTGTTCAGGGGTtaccccctgtcccagctgctggggtcaaACTTGGATTGGGGGTCCCCCTTCTCCTGggtgcccgccctgcccaggctgctggcagtgccagcaatgccaaaagctcccccctcttggctctccccatttcgggatgccggggctgtttgggctcccgggctcccttctcccctcattctctgctctgggctgcagcggctccaaggagtcccccctgcccctctccaggctcttgaggctcccgccaatggcggcgctcccccctctctggcctccccactttggcctcctggggcacacagggctctgctcctccaggctgcctctgccggcagccgccaccgccaccccccgatgtctccccgaggggccttttccgctcagccttggacttcttcattctccaaacatcccccaaaaacccaacccagggaccccccgggatatccgggccgggctccccctccccgctcaccggagccatggggggggcgatgatcccacaggtgggggctgcgaattcaggcagggatcgagaccgcgtggctccctgagctcagcctggatCCGcccttgtccctcctcttcctcttcctcccgctcctctCTGTTTTCCCCACCTCCTTCTCATCTTCTATCCCtccccttccattccttctcctcctcctcccccctaaccccgcctcctcctccccctccatccctgcccttccctccctcctcctcctcccccagcagcagccacaccctcggtgcccgttcccgca from Agelaius phoeniceus isolate bAgePho1 chromosome 28, bAgePho1.hap1, whole genome shotgun sequence encodes the following:
- the LOC143696044 gene encoding uncharacterized protein LOC143696044, with product MESREDKCPRQNLVAEAVLSGSTAQEANGEEKARRCRTRRGCKRRWRGCEGERASLGREGGRRWRQSSELVLHEQLHDGEKPHTCVECGKNFRWKYNLTVHQRTHTGERPYECGECGKSFRWNSELIRHQRTHTGERPYECSKCGKRFQTSSSLLQHYQSHTEERPFQCPDCGKGFQRNCTLVTHRRIHTGERPYECDKCRKRFQTSSSLLRHYRIHTEERPFQCPDFLDVHLVSWMYVMNWVLESQRSIPHEDAPEPS